One genomic segment of Phyllopteryx taeniolatus isolate TA_2022b chromosome 12, UOR_Ptae_1.2, whole genome shotgun sequence includes these proteins:
- the dnajc15 gene encoding dnaJ homolog subfamily C member 15 → MATSCDGEMMRYAEYRPKVSSGSEAEIDKRVGGALIAVGLGVAAAGFAGRYAFQLWKPLGQMLSETVQKMPTPAFSSYYKGGFEQKMSKREASLVLGISPVSTKAKVREAHRRIMVLNHPDKGGSPYLAAKINEAKDLLDKDMQR, encoded by the exons ATGGCGACCTCCTGCGACGGAGAAATGATGCGCTACGCGGAGTACAGGCCGAAAGTGAGCTCCGGCAGCGAGGCGGAGATCGACAAGCGGGTG GGGGGCGCGCTGATTGCAGTCGGTCTTGGTGTGGCTGCTGCAGGTTTTGCTG GTCGCTACGCCTTCCAGCTGTGGAAGCCTCTAGGGCAGATGTTGTCGGAAACAGTCCAGAAGATGCCCACACCG GCGTTCTCGTCGTACTACAAAGGAGGCTTCGAACAGAAGATGTCCAAACGGGAGGCTAGCCTCGTCCTCGGCATAAG TCCGGTGAGTACAAAGGCCAAAGTACGCGAGGCACACCGAAGGATCATGGTCCTTAACCATCCCGATAAAG GTGGTTCACCATATCTCGCTGCCAAAATCAACGAGGCCAAAGACCTTCTGGACAAGGACATGCAGCGGTGA